The proteins below come from a single Eubacterium limosum genomic window:
- a CDS encoding AAA family ATPase: MKIALTGKGGVGKTTITACLSRYYADKGFNVLAVDADPDANLGLALGMSEEMIDSITPISEMKDLAEERTNAKKGTYGAFFTMNPEVADIPEKFCREFNGVKLLTMGTVDTGGGGCVCPEHVLLKMLTTHLVLYQKDIVIMDMEAGIEHLGRGTASAVDAFIVVVEPGIRSIQTFKRISKLAGDIGVKHVYAIGNKIRKPEDIDFLNERIGAENIFGFLDYSDQISGSDRNNKSPYDIPETREKIAALGEKIEATVKSNK, encoded by the coding sequence ATGAAAATAGCATTAACTGGAAAAGGTGGCGTTGGGAAAACGACAATTACAGCCTGCCTCAGCCGTTATTACGCCGATAAAGGTTTTAACGTATTGGCCGTTGATGCTGACCCCGATGCAAATCTAGGCCTGGCACTGGGTATGAGCGAAGAAATGATTGACAGCATCACACCTATTTCTGAAATGAAGGACTTGGCCGAAGAGAGAACAAATGCAAAAAAAGGAACCTATGGCGCCTTTTTCACAATGAATCCGGAAGTTGCGGATATTCCTGAAAAATTTTGCCGCGAGTTTAACGGTGTTAAGCTCTTAACAATGGGAACAGTCGATACTGGCGGAGGCGGATGCGTTTGTCCGGAACATGTACTGTTAAAAATGCTGACGACACATTTGGTTTTATACCAAAAGGACATTGTCATCATGGATATGGAGGCAGGGATTGAGCATCTTGGACGTGGAACCGCATCAGCGGTCGACGCGTTTATCGTTGTCGTCGAACCTGGTATCCGAAGCATCCAGACCTTTAAACGAATCAGCAAACTGGCTGGTGACATCGGTGTTAAACACGTTTATGCCATTGGCAACAAAATCCGAAAACCGGAAGACATTGACTTCTTAAATGAACGGATCGGAGCAGAAAACATTTTTGGTTTCTTAGATTACAGCGATCAGATTTCCGGTTCAGACAGAAATAACAAGTCACCATACGATATTCCTGAAACCAGAGAAAAAATTGCAGCTCTCGGGGAAAAAATTGAAGCGACTGTAAAAAGTAACAAATAG
- a CDS encoding GNAT family N-acetyltransferase: MTRTLETAEKRIAVRLAEEKDYQRILDILNVAILERRVTALLTPVTMESRRGWFKEHSDGVHPIYVAEKDGIVAGWMAVTAYRCGREGFKHACEISYYIAPEFRGSGIGSSLMEHVILESRKRGLKNLMAVIFADNLGSQRLAYKYGFKIWGTFPEIVEIDGRTTDCYQMGLKL; this comes from the coding sequence TTGACAAGAACGTTGGAAACGGCCGAAAAACGCATCGCGGTGCGTCTGGCGGAGGAGAAGGATTATCAGAGAATACTGGATATTCTGAATGTAGCCATTTTGGAAAGGCGTGTCACCGCGCTTTTGACTCCGGTTACCATGGAAAGCCGCAGAGGCTGGTTCAAGGAGCACAGCGACGGCGTACACCCCATTTACGTGGCTGAAAAGGACGGTATTGTGGCTGGCTGGATGGCAGTGACCGCTTACCGCTGCGGCAGAGAGGGCTTTAAGCACGCCTGTGAGATCAGCTATTATATCGCGCCGGAGTTCCGGGGCAGCGGCATAGGCTCAAGTCTTATGGAGCATGTGATCCTCGAAAGCAGGAAACGGGGACTCAAGAACCTCATGGCGGTTATTTTCGCCGATAACCTGGGTTCACAGCGGCTGGCCTATAAATACGGCTTTAAGATCTGGGGGACTTTTCCAGAGATTGTTGAGATCGACGGCAGGACCACGGACTGCTATCAGATGGGCCTAAAACTTTGA
- a CDS encoding CooT family nickel-binding protein, whose protein sequence is MCESSAYLVNKKGEEEKIMDYVIDIVPNNDGSLTLSDLLGGTKIVNGRLKEVKLLNHKILIEDAAV, encoded by the coding sequence ATGTGCGAATCTTCAGCATATTTAGTGAATAAAAAAGGTGAAGAAGAAAAAATTATGGATTATGTCATCGACATTGTGCCTAACAATGACGGTAGCCTGACACTTTCAGACCTTTTAGGAGGCACTAAAATTGTCAACGGACGTTTAAAAGAAGTAAAATTATTAAACCACAAGATTCTGATCGAGGATGCAGCGGTATAA
- the acsB gene encoding acetyl-CoA decarbonylase/synthase complex subunit alpha/beta, translated as MERKTYNLFDIIYSGTAKYLERAEKDVAKAIEEKGRDAEAKLPDTAYGLATIYAITGEKLLTVGDLERGIEMAKEHINRTNMLADALEAGVAAAMLCEIIQACKYLDGNPHPEWVDGALTDAVVRSFGVALVTQDIPGVAVIIGEHKDPEQLAKTIKSYQNKGLQTYLVGKCIDQARDQKIKMGVDLRVIPCGYEIEDVINVVSVAVRASIMFGNTPAGEWEKHRIYTRDRVFAFVNVFGDWDDKIIAAGACAIDMGFPAITETYINEVPTLLLNQPDLTKTDATSLEARGIKIKVTEIDCPVSVSSAFEGERVRKDNMKAEFGGNRTKAWELVHTVELGDIEDHKITVVGPDIDDPQFDGVDVVRIPFGLEIKVAGKAMQSDFESVLERRLHYFLNYIEGSMHVGQRNICWVRLTKEAFDAGFRLRHFGEVVYAKMLDEFGKVVDKVEVTIYTKEEDVVRLEEELVRPIYNVRDDRLNSLTDESVDVFYTCTLCQSFAPSHVCVVTPERLGLCGAVSWLDSKATKELDPTGPAQPIEKNGVIDERLGAWEEVNDVVAKCSQGAVEKVTLYSILEDPMTSCGCFECICGIMPEANGVVIVNREFGGMTPTGMTFGELASMTGGGVQTPGFMGHGRHFISSKKFMAAEGGIERIVWMPKELKDDVAERLNKSVQELYGIENFTDMVCDETIAVDSEAVLEFLTEKGHPALEMDPIM; from the coding sequence ATGGAACGTAAGACTTATAATCTTTTTGATATAATTTACAGTGGTACTGCTAAATATCTTGAACGTGCTGAAAAAGATGTAGCAAAGGCCATTGAAGAAAAAGGCAGAGATGCAGAAGCTAAACTGCCGGATACCGCTTATGGCTTAGCCACAATTTACGCAATCACAGGCGAAAAATTATTAACAGTAGGCGATCTGGAACGCGGTATTGAAATGGCAAAAGAACACATCAACCGCACAAACATGCTGGCTGACGCTTTAGAAGCCGGTGTTGCTGCTGCAATGTTATGTGAAATTATCCAGGCCTGCAAATACTTAGACGGCAACCCACATCCGGAATGGGTAGACGGCGCATTGACCGATGCGGTTGTCCGTTCTTTCGGTGTTGCTCTGGTTACCCAGGATATCCCAGGTGTTGCTGTTATCATCGGGGAACACAAGGATCCTGAACAGTTAGCAAAAACAATCAAATCTTATCAGAATAAAGGTCTTCAGACCTATCTGGTTGGTAAATGTATTGACCAGGCAAGAGACCAGAAAATCAAAATGGGTGTTGACCTTCGTGTTATCCCATGCGGTTACGAAATCGAAGATGTTATCAACGTTGTATCTGTTGCTGTACGTGCTTCTATCATGTTCGGTAACACACCAGCCGGCGAATGGGAAAAACACAGAATCTACACAAGAGACCGTGTATTCGCATTTGTTAATGTATTTGGCGACTGGGATGACAAGATCATCGCTGCTGGCGCCTGCGCAATTGATATGGGCTTCCCGGCAATCACAGAAACCTACATTAATGAAGTTCCTACCCTGTTATTAAACCAGCCAGACCTGACAAAAACAGACGCTACCTCTCTTGAAGCCCGTGGCATCAAGATCAAGGTTACCGAAATTGACTGTCCGGTATCTGTATCCTCCGCTTTCGAAGGCGAACGTGTCCGTAAAGACAACATGAAAGCTGAATTCGGTGGAAACAGAACAAAAGCCTGGGAATTAGTTCATACTGTAGAATTAGGCGATATCGAAGATCATAAGATCACTGTTGTCGGCCCGGATATTGACGATCCACAGTTTGACGGCGTTGACGTTGTCCGTATCCCATTTGGTCTGGAAATTAAAGTTGCTGGTAAAGCAATGCAGTCCGACTTTGAATCTGTACTTGAAAGAAGATTACACTACTTCTTAAACTACATTGAAGGTTCAATGCACGTTGGACAGAGAAATATCTGCTGGGTTCGTTTAACCAAAGAAGCATTTGATGCTGGCTTCAGACTGCGCCACTTCGGTGAAGTAGTTTACGCTAAGATGTTAGACGAATTTGGTAAAGTAGTTGATAAAGTTGAAGTTACCATCTACACCAAAGAAGAAGATGTTGTACGTCTTGAAGAAGAACTGGTTAGACCAATCTACAACGTACGTGATGACAGACTGAACTCACTGACAGATGAAAGTGTCGATGTATTCTACACCTGTACACTGTGCCAGTCCTTTGCTCCTTCTCACGTTTGTGTTGTAACACCTGAACGTTTAGGTCTCTGCGGTGCTGTTTCCTGGTTAGACTCCAAAGCAACCAAAGAGCTTGACCCAACCGGTCCTGCACAGCCAATCGAAAAGAATGGTGTTATCGACGAACGCTTAGGCGCATGGGAAGAAGTCAATGACGTTGTTGCCAAGTGCTCTCAGGGTGCAGTTGAAAAAGTTACCTTATACTCTATCCTTGAAGATCCAATGACCTCCTGTGGTTGCTTCGAATGTATCTGTGGTATTATGCCAGAAGCCAACGGTGTTGTTATTGTTAACCGTGAATTCGGCGGCATGACACCTACTGGTATGACCTTCGGTGAATTAGCTTCCATGACAGGCGGTGGGGTTCAGACTCCTGGCTTCATGGGCCACGGACGTCACTTCATCAGCTCCAAGAAATTTATGGCTGCTGAAGGTGGTATCGAAAGAATCGTATGGATGCCTAAGGAATTGAAAGACGACGTTGCAGAAAGATTAAACAAATCTGTACAGGAATTATACGGAATTGAAAACTTCACAGACATGGTTTGTGATGAAACAATTGCTGTTGACTCCGAAGCAGTATTAGAATTCTTAACAGAAAAAGGCCATCCAGCACTGGAAATGGATCCAATTATGTAA
- a CDS encoding AIR synthase related protein, with protein MRVEKIRDCTLIYRDTEEAIVIACDSIGAIGDKEMDVVKVTPELTAYETVKVALGELLALGAAPIAVSDGLAVETYPTGKRMIDGVRKAISELPDYEIALTGSCEDNMHTVQTGAGITVIGIIQEAQVKYRITKPGDRAVLFGTPLYGDDFSKKLHLALQLPDFTAIRKVPGLLEMVPVGSKGIAYEVLKIAEDNGLGFEWENSLPFDVRQSGGPASCCVATLPEAGIAQLKKYTEKQVTELGSFVKNKSSLN; from the coding sequence ATGCGTGTAGAAAAAATCAGAGACTGTACTCTGATCTATAGAGACACAGAGGAAGCCATTGTCATTGCCTGTGATTCTATTGGGGCCATCGGCGATAAGGAGATGGACGTGGTCAAGGTAACGCCAGAGCTGACAGCCTATGAAACCGTCAAGGTGGCTCTGGGCGAACTGCTGGCCCTCGGGGCAGCGCCTATTGCGGTTTCAGACGGGTTGGCAGTGGAGACATACCCAACGGGGAAACGGATGATTGACGGTGTCAGAAAGGCCATTTCAGAGCTGCCGGATTATGAAATCGCCCTGACCGGAAGCTGTGAGGACAATATGCACACAGTTCAGACCGGAGCAGGCATTACCGTAATCGGTATTATACAGGAGGCACAGGTGAAATATCGAATCACAAAGCCGGGCGATAGAGCTGTTCTTTTTGGAACGCCGCTGTACGGGGACGATTTTTCAAAAAAGCTGCACCTGGCATTGCAGCTGCCAGATTTTACAGCCATCCGAAAAGTTCCTGGTCTTCTGGAAATGGTGCCGGTGGGTTCAAAGGGCATCGCCTATGAGGTTTTAAAAATTGCGGAGGACAATGGTCTGGGGTTTGAATGGGAGAACAGCCTGCCCTTTGACGTGAGACAGTCCGGCGGCCCGGCCTCCTGCTGCGTTGCTACCCTGCCCGAAGCCGGGATCGCTCAGCTCAAAAAATATACGGAAAAGCAGGTCACAGAGCTGGGAAGTTTTGTAAAAAACAAATCTTCGTTAAATTAA
- the cooS gene encoding anaerobic carbon-monoxide dehydrogenase catalytic subunit: MSNELLEFDVIAEALIEKAQKDGAETMWDRKAALKTQCGFGEGGICCRICVMGPCRVSPSPDKGAQRGICGADRDTIVARNFARMCCGGTSAHSDHARDIVHAMYHSSEDGPFKIREEGKLRKIAAEWGIEEADTKETYALAHELAEMALMEFGKPFGTQNFLKRAPKSRQEIWERENIAPRAIDQEVVTLMHSTHMGCASDPESILRRSLRTSMSDGWGGSMIGTEFSDIMYGVPKERASESNLGVIDPEQVNIMLHGHDPNLAEMIAVASKNPELIEMAKEQGAKGINVVGMCCTGNEMTMRHGIKIAGNFYQQEMAIITGAVEVAVVDVQCIFPALPKLAKSYHTRFISTSPKAKIAGDMYIEFNEEDPLSCAEEVIKTAVMNFKNRDASKVDVPELKAETIVGYSVETTIGALDRVVNSQTDVTGTVKPLGDLVWAGVLRGAAGIVGCNNPKVEHDYAHITLMKELIKNDVICVVTGCAAQAAAKAGLLKLEAKELCGRGLKEACERANIPPVLHMGSCVDISRILHLVTLVANERGVDIAELPVVGAAPEYMSEKAVAIASYVVSSGLNTYLGVMPYVSGSENFMKLMTEGVKEWTGAAYVFESDPIKAAELIMADIEDKRTKLGI, encoded by the coding sequence ATGAGCAATGAATTGTTAGAATTTGATGTTATAGCTGAAGCTTTAATCGAAAAAGCTCAAAAAGATGGCGCTGAAACCATGTGGGACAGAAAAGCTGCTTTAAAAACCCAGTGTGGTTTTGGTGAAGGCGGTATTTGCTGTCGTATCTGTGTTATGGGACCTTGCCGTGTAAGCCCATCGCCAGATAAAGGCGCTCAGAGAGGTATCTGTGGTGCTGACAGAGACACCATCGTTGCCAGAAACTTTGCAAGAATGTGCTGTGGTGGTACATCCGCTCACTCTGACCATGCGCGCGATATCGTACATGCAATGTATCATTCTTCTGAAGATGGTCCTTTCAAAATCAGAGAAGAAGGCAAATTAAGAAAAATCGCTGCAGAATGGGGAATTGAAGAAGCAGATACCAAAGAAACCTACGCTCTGGCCCATGAACTTGCAGAAATGGCTTTAATGGAATTCGGTAAACCTTTTGGAACACAGAATTTCTTAAAGAGAGCGCCTAAATCCCGTCAGGAAATCTGGGAAAGAGAAAACATCGCACCTAGAGCGATTGACCAGGAAGTTGTTACCTTAATGCACTCCACACATATGGGTTGTGCAAGTGATCCTGAATCCATCTTAAGACGTTCTTTAAGAACAAGTATGTCTGATGGCTGGGGCGGTTCCATGATCGGTACAGAATTCTCTGACATCATGTACGGTGTACCAAAGGAAAGAGCTTCTGAATCAAACTTAGGTGTTATTGATCCTGAACAGGTAAATATCATGCTCCACGGACATGATCCGAACTTGGCTGAAATGATCGCAGTTGCATCCAAAAATCCTGAGCTGATTGAAATGGCAAAAGAACAGGGCGCTAAGGGTATCAACGTTGTCGGTATGTGCTGTACTGGTAATGAAATGACCATGCGTCACGGTATTAAGATCGCCGGTAACTTCTACCAGCAGGAAATGGCCATTATCACCGGTGCCGTTGAAGTTGCTGTTGTAGACGTTCAGTGTATCTTCCCTGCACTGCCTAAATTAGCTAAGAGCTACCATACACGCTTTATCAGTACATCTCCAAAAGCAAAAATCGCGGGGGATATGTACATTGAATTTAATGAAGAAGATCCATTGAGCTGCGCTGAAGAAGTAATCAAAACAGCTGTTATGAACTTCAAGAACAGAGACGCTTCCAAGGTTGATGTACCGGAACTGAAAGCTGAAACAATTGTTGGTTATTCTGTAGAAACAACAATCGGCGCTTTAGACCGCGTTGTTAACTCTCAGACCGACGTAACAGGTACGGTTAAACCTTTAGGCGACTTAGTTTGGGCTGGTGTTTTAAGAGGCGCTGCCGGTATTGTTGGTTGTAACAATCCTAAGGTCGAACATGACTATGCCCACATCACATTGATGAAAGAATTAATTAAAAACGACGTTATCTGCGTTGTTACTGGTTGTGCAGCTCAGGCTGCTGCTAAAGCTGGTCTTTTAAAACTGGAAGCAAAAGAACTTTGCGGCCGTGGTTTAAAAGAAGCCTGCGAAAGAGCGAATATTCCTCCAGTATTACATATGGGTTCCTGTGTTGATATCAGCCGTATCCTCCACCTGGTTACTTTAGTAGCTAACGAAAGAGGCGTTGATATTGCAGAACTTCCAGTTGTAGGTGCCGCACCAGAATACATGTCTGAAAAGGCTGTTGCTATCGCATCTTACGTAGTATCAAGTGGTTTAAATACTTATCTTGGTGTTATGCCTTATGTTTCCGGAAGTGAAAACTTCATGAAGCTGATGACCGAAGGTGTTAAAGAATGGACTGGCGCTGCTTATGTCTTTGAATCAGATCCAATCAAGGCTGCTGAATTAATCATGGCAGATATTGAAGACAAGAGAACAAAACTGGGAATTTAA
- the rpmG gene encoding 50S ribosomal protein L33: MRVKVTLACTECKQRNYDTMKNKKNNPDRLEEKKYCKFCKKHTLHKETK; the protein is encoded by the coding sequence TTGAGAGTTAAAGTAACTTTGGCATGTACGGAATGTAAACAAAGAAACTACGATACAATGAAAAATAAAAAGAACAATCCGGATCGTTTAGAAGAAAAAAAATATTGCAAGTTCTGTAAAAAGCATACACTGCATAAAGAAACGAAATAG
- a CDS encoding M15 family metallopeptidase — protein MSLKIKNPKRFLISLIVTLLLLLFVIVGFFTVMGKIIGLFTKKDEPQAAPEPTATAQAATPTPSASPTSTVPTVDPSNLGDVQVLVNKTHELPSDYEPSDLVTVPLRGSRETQLRQQASDALVKLFEAADNDGVTLYCASGYRSYSMQEDLFAENVAAYGEEQANLISAKPGQSEHQTGLCMDVTCEAMGMDLQESFADTAEGQWIADNAQNYGFIIRFPDGKTNITGYSYEPWHIRYVGVDAAKEIHSKNETFEEYLGQTN, from the coding sequence ATGTCGCTAAAAATTAAAAATCCAAAACGATTTTTAATCTCATTGATCGTTACCCTGCTTTTATTGCTTTTTGTCATCGTTGGCTTTTTTACAGTGATGGGAAAAATCATCGGTCTGTTTACAAAAAAAGATGAACCGCAGGCTGCGCCTGAGCCGACAGCAACCGCTCAGGCCGCAACGCCGACCCCTTCAGCATCACCGACATCGACAGTGCCGACCGTTGACCCCTCCAATCTGGGAGATGTTCAGGTTTTGGTCAATAAGACCCATGAGCTGCCCTCAGATTACGAGCCTTCAGATTTAGTGACCGTTCCACTGAGGGGAAGCCGCGAGACACAGCTCCGCCAGCAGGCATCAGATGCTCTGGTCAAGCTTTTTGAAGCTGCAGACAACGATGGCGTGACCCTTTACTGCGCCTCCGGCTACCGTTCTTACAGTATGCAGGAGGATCTGTTTGCAGAGAACGTTGCCGCCTATGGCGAGGAGCAGGCAAACCTTATCAGCGCGAAACCTGGTCAGAGCGAGCATCAGACTGGTCTCTGTATGGATGTTACCTGTGAGGCCATGGGGATGGATCTTCAGGAAAGTTTCGCCGATACAGCTGAAGGTCAGTGGATTGCCGATAATGCTCAGAATTATGGCTTTATTATTCGTTTTCCGGATGGAAAGACCAATATTACCGGTTATTCCTATGAACCCTGGCATATCCGTTATGTGGGCGTAGACGCGGCAAAAGAGATACACAGTAAGAATGAAACCTTTGAAGAGTATTTAGGACAAACAAACTGA
- the secE gene encoding preprotein translocase subunit SecE, which translates to MAAKTKKKSKNAKNTNTKNDNIQKTQVAESKKTSVAKDDKKSTDSKDKKNTKKSDKKKKPNIFVRMLDFVKGVFSELKKVNWLTKEELAKSSGFVAGFVAIFTFLIWVIDSGLGALAALLIGLK; encoded by the coding sequence ATGGCAGCTAAGACGAAAAAAAAGTCTAAAAATGCAAAAAACACAAACACTAAAAATGATAATATCCAAAAGACACAGGTAGCTGAATCAAAAAAGACGAGTGTTGCCAAGGATGACAAAAAGAGCACTGACAGTAAAGATAAAAAGAATACCAAGAAATCTGACAAAAAGAAAAAGCCAAATATCTTTGTCCGCATGCTTGACTTTGTTAAGGGAGTTTTCTCTGAGCTTAAAAAGGTCAACTGGCTGACAAAAGAAGAATTGGCAAAGAGCTCTGGCTTTGTAGCCGGCTTTGTCGCAATCTTCACATTTTTGATTTGGGTTATTGATTCAGGTCTTGGTGCATTGGCCGCTCTACTAATTGGACTTAAATAG
- a CDS encoding DUF3842 family protein → MNIVVLDGMGGGIGSRIVGILKEEIPPYIEVYGLGTNALATAAMLKKGANKGATGENAIVVNAGKADVIIGSIAMTMPNEMMGEVTMRMVEAISASEAIKIYIPILPENNYIVSLEEKPLLLQIREAVALIKKELNL, encoded by the coding sequence ATGAATATTGTTGTGTTGGACGGAATGGGCGGCGGCATCGGGTCCCGGATTGTTGGCATCCTGAAAGAAGAAATTCCACCTTATATTGAAGTGTACGGTTTGGGAACAAATGCCCTGGCAACAGCGGCAATGCTCAAAAAAGGTGCCAACAAAGGGGCGACCGGTGAAAATGCCATTGTGGTAAATGCGGGAAAAGCAGATGTTATTATAGGCTCTATTGCCATGACAATGCCCAACGAAATGATGGGTGAGGTGACAATGCGAATGGTGGAGGCAATAAGCGCCAGTGAAGCCATTAAAATTTATATTCCGATTTTGCCGGAAAATAACTATATCGTTTCTCTCGAGGAAAAACCATTGTTATTGCAGATCCGTGAAGCCGTTGCATTGATTAAAAAAGAGCTGAATCTTTAA
- the nusG gene encoding transcription termination/antitermination protein NusG, producing the protein MEYENSGQAEWYVAHTYSGYENKVKASIEATVENRHMEDQILEVQVPVQEVVETKDGKRVIREKKLFPGYVMVKMFMTDDSWYVVRNTRGVTGFVGPASKPVPLTKAELKNMGIKQQAIQIDLEVGDEVNVVDGPFEGFAGIIEEINLEKSKVKVNISMFGRETPTELEFEQIQKIKNT; encoded by the coding sequence ATGGAATATGAAAACAGTGGCCAGGCAGAATGGTACGTTGCCCACACCTACTCAGGATATGAGAACAAGGTAAAGGCAAGTATTGAAGCAACGGTCGAAAACAGACATATGGAGGATCAGATCCTCGAAGTACAGGTTCCTGTACAGGAAGTTGTCGAAACAAAGGACGGAAAGCGCGTCATAAGAGAGAAAAAGCTCTTCCCGGGATATGTAATGGTCAAGATGTTTATGACCGATGACTCCTGGTACGTTGTACGTAATACGCGTGGTGTAACCGGCTTTGTCGGCCCGGCCTCCAAGCCCGTTCCATTAACCAAAGCCGAACTCAAAAATATGGGCATCAAGCAGCAGGCTATTCAGATCGACCTTGAGGTTGGTGATGAAGTCAATGTTGTGGATGGACCATTTGAAGGTTTTGCCGGAATTATCGAGGAGATAAATCTGGAAAAATCAAAAGTTAAGGTCAATATTTCCATGTTTGGGCGGGAAACCCCAACCGAACTGGAATTTGAACAAATACAAAAAATTAAGAACACTTAA
- the acsE gene encoding carbon monoxide dehydrogenase/acetyl-CoA synthase methytransferase subunit, translating into MAKFMVIGERIHCISPAMREAFETRNPEPILQRAKEQLDAGADYLDLNIGPAEKDGEELMQWGVKLLQENFDNVPLALDTANMKAIEAGIQVYNREKGKPLVNSADAGDRIGYLDLAAANDAACICLCSKEGVPSDNDERIAYCSELLERGMEHGMEPTDMLFDPLALVIKGMQDKQEEMLEAVKMITDMGLLTTCGLSNVSNGAPKHIRPLLDSAMMAMAMCCGLSSAIINPCDKRLMETVVACDIIKNNILYADSVLEF; encoded by the coding sequence ATGGCAAAATTTATGGTTATCGGTGAAAGAATTCACTGTATTTCTCCAGCAATGCGTGAAGCATTTGAAACTCGTAATCCTGAACCAATCCTGCAGAGAGCAAAAGAACAGTTAGACGCTGGTGCAGATTATTTGGATTTGAATATCGGACCTGCTGAAAAAGACGGTGAAGAATTAATGCAATGGGGCGTTAAATTGTTACAGGAAAACTTTGACAATGTTCCACTGGCACTTGACACCGCTAACATGAAAGCGATCGAAGCTGGTATTCAGGTTTACAACCGTGAAAAAGGCAAGCCGCTCGTTAACTCCGCTGATGCCGGCGACCGTATCGGTTACCTGGACTTAGCTGCTGCCAACGATGCTGCCTGCATCTGCTTATGTTCTAAAGAAGGTGTACCTTCTGATAATGACGAACGTATCGCTTACTGTTCTGAACTCCTTGAAAGAGGGATGGAACATGGCATGGAACCAACCGATATGCTGTTTGACCCATTAGCGCTTGTTATCAAGGGGATGCAGGACAAACAGGAAGAAATGCTTGAAGCCGTTAAGATGATCACAGACATGGGTCTGTTGACAACTTGTGGTTTAAGTAATGTTTCCAACGGTGCTCCAAAACATATCAGACCATTACTTGACAGCGCAATGATGGCAATGGCAATGTGCTGCGGTTTATCCAGCGCAATCATTAATCCTTGCGACAAACGCTTAATGGAAACTGTAGTTGCCTGCGATATTATCAAAAATAATATCTTATATGCAGACTCCGTTCTGGAATTCTAA
- a CDS encoding NAD(P)-dependent oxidoreductase, whose amino-acid sequence MKIGFIGIGVMGQSMVRNLMKKGYDVSVYNRTKAKADAVVQEGAHWCDSPGACAADKDVVITIVGYPKDVEEVYFGSAGIVENAREGAVLIDMTTTSPKLSKRIYEAAARRGIAALDAPVSGGDVGAEKGTLSIMVGGDEDVFKTCLPVFEAMGTNIIYEGGPGAGQHTKMANQIAIAGAVSGVCEALAYAKAVGLDEQTMLDSISAGAAGSFQMSNTAPRILKDDFAPGFFVKHYIKDMKIASEEAEEASAHLEVLGKVLEMYESLEKEGYGDLGTQALIKYYEQ is encoded by the coding sequence ATGAAGATTGGATTTATCGGAATCGGCGTAATGGGACAATCGATGGTCAGAAACCTGATGAAAAAAGGCTATGACGTTTCAGTTTATAACCGAACAAAGGCCAAGGCAGACGCCGTAGTGCAGGAAGGTGCACACTGGTGTGACAGTCCAGGGGCGTGCGCGGCAGATAAAGATGTGGTCATAACCATTGTCGGCTACCCAAAGGATGTGGAGGAAGTCTATTTTGGCAGTGCGGGTATTGTCGAAAACGCCAGAGAAGGCGCGGTGCTGATCGATATGACCACCACCAGCCCAAAGCTGTCCAAGCGTATTTATGAAGCGGCTGCCAGGCGCGGCATCGCAGCGCTGGACGCGCCGGTGTCCGGTGGAGATGTGGGCGCAGAAAAAGGAACCTTGTCCATTATGGTCGGCGGCGACGAGGATGTGTTTAAAACCTGCCTGCCAGTCTTTGAGGCCATGGGGACCAATATTATTTACGAGGGCGGCCCGGGAGCAGGCCAGCACACTAAAATGGCCAACCAGATTGCCATTGCAGGCGCTGTATCCGGCGTTTGTGAAGCTCTGGCCTATGCAAAGGCCGTGGGACTAGATGAACAGACCATGCTCGATAGTATCAGCGCAGGGGCGGCCGGAAGCTTTCAGATGAGCAACACGGCTCCGAGAATCCTGAAAGACGACTTTGCTCCGGGTTTTTTTGTGAAGCATTATATCAAGGATATGAAAATCGCCAGTGAGGAAGCCGAGGAGGCCTCCGCCCATTTAGAGGTACTGGGTAAAGTGTTAGAAATGTATGAGAGCCTTGAAAAAGAAGGCTACGGTGATCTGGGGACTCAGGCGCTCATTAAATATTACGAGCAGTAA